One genomic region from Bacillota bacterium encodes:
- a CDS encoding PDZ domain-containing protein, whose amino-acid sequence MGPIYVAAIVITVKSLKVEPPPGLPADIAGIIAEDIIIEVQGIAIQSLRDLRQVLSDSEVGETIEVTVLRGATTLTFEVVLADQSSL is encoded by the coding sequence ATTGGACCAATTTACGTAGCTGCAATTGTAATTACTGTAAAATCTTTGAAGGTGGAGCCACCGCCCGGGCTTCCTGCCGATATTGCAGGCATTATTGCTGAGGATATAATCATTGAGGTTCAGGGAATTGCCATACAGAGTCTGCGAGATCTCCGCCAGGTGTTAAGCGATAGCGAAGTCGGAGAAACAATTGAAGTTACAGTTTTGCGGGGGGCAACGACGCTAACATTCGAGGTGGTGCTGGCTGACCAAAGTTCCCTCTAA